A single region of the Nocardioides aquaticus genome encodes:
- a CDS encoding tyrosine recombinase XerC, with product MSAPGPDEPLPEPFAQLLADYERHLVAERDLTPHTVRAYLADVAGLLGHAARRGATDPTDLDLRSLRSWLARQQSQGLSRSTLARRATAARVLTAWLARTGRTPGDVGASLGSPRPHRTLPAVLRADEAEAMARSAVADAADVDGVASPVGLRDAALLELLYATGIRVGELVGLDVDDLDRDRDLVRVLGKGRKERSVPYGRPAAAALRDWLTRGRPALAVPGSGAALFLGARGARLDQRAVRTVVHRQAATVPGAPDIGPHGLRHSAATHLLEGGADLRSVQEILGHSSLATTQRYTHVTTERLRRAYQQAHPRA from the coding sequence ATGAGCGCGCCCGGGCCCGACGAGCCCCTCCCCGAGCCGTTCGCGCAGCTCCTGGCCGACTACGAGCGGCACCTGGTCGCGGAGCGGGACCTCACCCCGCACACCGTGCGGGCCTACCTCGCCGACGTCGCCGGGCTGCTCGGTCACGCCGCCCGTCGTGGGGCGACGGACCCGACCGACCTCGACCTGCGGTCGCTGCGCAGCTGGCTCGCCAGGCAGCAGTCCCAGGGCCTCTCCAGGTCCACGCTGGCGCGCCGGGCGACCGCCGCGCGCGTCCTGACGGCATGGCTGGCGCGCACCGGGCGTACGCCGGGCGACGTCGGCGCGAGCCTGGGCTCGCCGCGACCGCACCGCACCCTTCCCGCCGTGCTCCGCGCGGACGAGGCGGAGGCCATGGCACGTTCTGCGGTGGCGGACGCCGCCGACGTCGACGGCGTCGCGTCGCCGGTGGGCCTGCGCGACGCGGCGCTGCTGGAGCTGCTCTACGCCACCGGGATCCGGGTCGGCGAGCTGGTCGGGCTCGACGTCGACGACCTGGACCGGGACCGGGACCTGGTCAGGGTCCTGGGCAAGGGCCGCAAGGAGCGGTCCGTGCCGTACGGCCGGCCCGCCGCTGCCGCCCTGCGGGACTGGCTCACGCGCGGGCGTCCCGCGCTGGCGGTCCCCGGGTCCGGCGCCGCCCTGTTCCTCGGCGCCCGCGGGGCGCGGCTCGACCAGCGCGCGGTGCGGACCGTGGTGCACCGGCAGGCGGCGACGGTGCCCGGCGCCCCGGACATCGGCCCCCACGGCCTTCGCCACTCCGCAGCCACGCACCTGCTCGAGGGGGGCGCAGACCTGAGGTCGGTGCAGGAGATCCTCGGGCACTCCTCGCTGGCCACGACGCAGCGCTACACCCACGTGACGACCGAGCGGCTCCGCCGCGCCTACCAGCAGGCGCACCCCCGGGCCTGA
- a CDS encoding M23 family metallopeptidase, which yields MTPTRYRHLVPLLLALLLLVACPLPGSAADEVPVGTWPLRPQPTVVHRFAPPPTPYAAGHRGVDLAAAAGQPVRTALPGTVTFAGSIAGRGVVVVDHGATRTTYEPVDASVRPGTQVRAGEPVGRVRPGPASHCFPATCLHWGWIAGETYLDPLLLVGAGPVRLLPLEAPAVRVGTWPWPRAMTVG from the coding sequence GTGACCCCGACCCGGTACCGACACCTCGTCCCGCTGCTGCTCGCCCTGCTGCTGCTCGTGGCGTGCCCGTTGCCGGGGAGCGCGGCGGACGAGGTGCCCGTCGGCACCTGGCCGCTGCGCCCGCAGCCGACGGTGGTGCACCGCTTCGCGCCACCACCCACGCCCTACGCCGCCGGTCACCGCGGCGTCGACCTCGCCGCCGCGGCGGGCCAGCCGGTGCGCACCGCCCTGCCCGGCACCGTCACCTTCGCGGGCAGCATCGCGGGGCGCGGCGTCGTGGTGGTCGACCACGGGGCCACGCGCACCACCTACGAACCGGTGGACGCCTCGGTCCGGCCCGGGACGCAGGTGCGTGCCGGCGAGCCGGTGGGCCGGGTACGGCCCGGCCCGGCCTCCCACTGCTTCCCCGCGACCTGCCTGCACTGGGGCTGGATCGCCGGCGAGACCTACCTGGACCCGCTGCTGCTGGTGGGGGCCGGGCCGGTGCGCCTGCTCCCCCTCGAGGCACCTGCGGTCCGGGTCGGCACCTGGCCGTGGCCGCGAGCGATGACCGTCGGCTGA
- the dprA gene encoding DNA-processing protein DprA — MSAAAVPGHVDEQERLARVALGRLTEPGDPRLLDLVAELGACRLRDALLDQRSQGAPDGLAIDASGRVGGCDPEADLERADRLGIRFVVPGDDEWPTALEDLRSVPALHARGGPPLGLWVRGPLDLRALESSVAVVGSRSATTYGTEVATDVAVRVARAGRVVVSGAAFGIDQAAHRGAFVGQGPTVAVLACGTDRDYPKAHRQLLAAIAAEGAVVSEAPLADDPTRVRFLARNRLIAALSQGTVVVEAAVRSGALNTSTWAERLRRVVMAVPGPVTSVQSQGVHQLLRRGEASLVTSGEDVLELVGAAGECLVPEPRAAPTRRDRLTARERQVLDGVPAGGPAPTDEVARAAGMGLLEVGSALRRMAAAGLVETAPEGWRLTVAARDDLR; from the coding sequence GTGAGCGCCGCCGCGGTGCCGGGACACGTCGACGAGCAGGAACGCCTGGCCCGGGTCGCCCTCGGCCGGCTGACCGAACCCGGGGACCCCCGGCTGCTCGACCTCGTGGCCGAGCTCGGCGCCTGCCGGTTGCGCGACGCGCTGCTCGACCAGCGCAGCCAGGGCGCGCCGGACGGGCTCGCGATCGACGCGTCCGGGCGGGTCGGGGGGTGCGACCCGGAGGCCGACCTGGAGAGGGCGGACCGCCTCGGCATCCGCTTCGTCGTGCCCGGGGACGACGAGTGGCCGACCGCGCTGGAGGACCTGCGGTCCGTGCCGGCGCTGCACGCCCGCGGCGGGCCGCCGCTCGGGCTGTGGGTGCGCGGCCCGCTCGACCTGCGGGCGCTGGAGTCCTCGGTCGCCGTGGTCGGGTCCCGCTCGGCCACGACCTACGGGACCGAGGTGGCCACCGACGTCGCCGTGCGGGTCGCCAGGGCCGGCCGGGTCGTGGTCTCCGGGGCGGCCTTCGGCATCGACCAGGCCGCCCACCGGGGCGCGTTCGTCGGCCAGGGACCCACCGTCGCGGTCCTGGCCTGCGGGACCGACCGGGACTACCCGAAGGCGCACCGGCAGCTGCTGGCCGCCATCGCCGCGGAGGGGGCGGTCGTCTCGGAGGCGCCGCTCGCCGACGACCCGACCCGGGTCCGGTTCCTGGCGCGCAACCGCCTGATCGCGGCGCTCTCGCAGGGCACGGTGGTCGTCGAGGCGGCGGTGCGCAGCGGGGCCCTGAACACCTCGACCTGGGCGGAGCGGCTCCGGCGGGTGGTGATGGCGGTGCCCGGGCCGGTGACCAGCGTCCAGTCCCAGGGCGTGCACCAGCTGCTGCGCCGCGGCGAGGCCAGCCTGGTCACCTCGGGCGAGGACGTCCTGGAGCTGGTGGGTGCTGCGGGGGAGTGCCTGGTCCCCGAGCCGCGGGCCGCGCCGACCCGTCGCGACCGGCTCACGGCGCGGGAGCGCCAGGTGCTCGACGGCGTCCCGGCCGGGGGACCGGCGCCCACCGACGAGGTCGCGCGCGCCGCCGGCATGGGACTGCTCGAGGTCGGCTCGGCGCTGCGGAGGATGGCCGCGGCCGGCCTGGTCGAGACCGCTCCGGAGGGGTGGCGGCTCACCGTTGCAGCACGCGACGACCTCCGGTGA
- a CDS encoding ATP-binding protein, whose translation MSIARRDEMVRLPARCMIVLACNPCPCGEYRVLARENRCTCSEVRRRDYRARVAGPVEDRIDVVRHVEPARLGAERDPMAVHESSATVRARVTGARQRQDRRFADDPWRLNAHAPATALNERWPLGADASRLVEDAVYAGRLTRRGAVRVHRLALTVADLAAPAGAADGPPGADDVAVALRLRSGQPLLVETLSRRAR comes from the coding sequence GTGAGCATCGCGCGGCGCGACGAGATGGTGCGCCTGCCGGCGCGCTGCATGATCGTGCTGGCGTGCAACCCGTGCCCGTGCGGTGAGTACCGCGTCCTGGCCCGCGAGAACCGCTGCACGTGCTCGGAGGTGCGTCGTCGCGACTACCGGGCGCGGGTCGCCGGCCCGGTCGAGGACCGGATCGACGTGGTGCGGCACGTCGAGCCGGCCCGCCTCGGCGCGGAGCGCGACCCGATGGCCGTCCACGAGTCCTCCGCCACCGTGCGGGCCCGGGTCACCGGGGCCCGGCAGCGGCAGGACCGACGCTTCGCCGACGACCCCTGGCGGCTCAACGCGCACGCGCCGGCGACCGCGCTGAACGAGCGGTGGCCGCTCGGGGCCGACGCGTCGCGGCTGGTCGAGGACGCGGTCTACGCCGGCCGGCTGACCCGCCGGGGTGCCGTCCGCGTGCACCGCCTCGCGCTCACCGTCGCCGACCTGGCCGCGCCCGCCGGCGCCGCCGACGGGCCACCCGGGGCCGACGACGTGGCGGTCGCGCTCCGGCTGCGCTCCGGCCAGCCGCTGCTGGTCGAGACGCTGTCGCGGCGGGCCAGGTGA